The proteins below are encoded in one region of Haladaptatus sp. R4:
- a CDS encoding electron transfer flavoprotein subunit alpha/FixB family protein, giving the protein MSDVLAITEHRRGDLRDESFEIISAGRELADDAGGDLHLAVISGDVDSYADTLNRTGVDAIHTVEYGEEFNHDVYVQAIEALVGDLEPTFVLMPNSVNGLDYAPAVANRLDLPLVTDVIGFEYGDTLTTTREMYGSKVETTVEVEGDQFALTTRGAEWPEAEGVGDADVSAFDFEPDEDAIRSTVTGFEEVGAGDVDISEAEFLVSIGRGIEEEDNLPLIEDLVEATGATLSSSRPIVDNGWLPKNRQVGQSGSQVTPKVYLAIGISGAVQHVAGMKGSDTIIAVNTDPNAPIFDIADYGIVGDLFEVVPELIEQFS; this is encoded by the coding sequence ATGAGCGACGTGCTCGCCATCACGGAACACCGACGCGGTGACCTCCGCGACGAGAGTTTCGAAATCATCTCCGCAGGCCGTGAACTCGCCGACGACGCGGGTGGCGACCTGCACCTCGCCGTCATCAGCGGCGACGTGGATTCCTACGCGGACACGCTGAACCGCACCGGCGTCGATGCGATCCACACCGTCGAATACGGCGAGGAGTTCAACCACGACGTGTACGTACAGGCCATCGAGGCGCTGGTCGGCGACCTCGAACCGACGTTCGTCCTCATGCCGAACAGCGTGAACGGACTGGACTACGCGCCCGCCGTCGCCAACCGTCTCGACCTGCCGCTCGTCACCGACGTCATCGGCTTCGAGTACGGCGACACGCTCACGACGACGCGTGAGATGTACGGTTCGAAAGTCGAGACGACGGTGGAAGTCGAGGGCGACCAGTTCGCCCTGACGACCCGTGGTGCCGAGTGGCCGGAAGCGGAAGGCGTCGGCGACGCCGACGTCTCCGCGTTCGACTTCGAACCCGACGAGGACGCCATCCGCTCGACCGTCACCGGATTCGAGGAAGTCGGCGCTGGCGACGTGGACATCAGCGAGGCGGAGTTCCTCGTCAGTATCGGCCGCGGTATCGAGGAGGAGGACAACCTCCCGCTCATCGAGGACCTCGTGGAAGCCACCGGCGCGACGCTCTCCTCGTCACGTCCCATCGTGGACAACGGTTGGCTCCCGAAGAATCGGCAGGTCGGCCAGTCCGGTTCGCAGGTGACGCCGAAGGTCTACCTCGCGATCGGTATCTCCGGTGCGGTCCAGCACGTCGCCGGGATGAAGGGTTCAGACACCATCATCGCGGTCAACACGGACCCGAACGCACCCATCTTCGACATCGCCGACTACGGTATCGTCGGCGACCTGTTCGAAGTAGTGCCGGAACTGATCGAGCAGTTTAGCTAA
- a CDS encoding MATE family efflux transporter: protein MSDASNGKSTRFTHGSILWPLLALALPLTATQLLQVAYNLTDTFWVGRLGADAVAALSFSWPPIFLLVSVGGGMTNAGTILIAQNTGAGNDDRLGHVAGQTVGFVGLLSVAVSMLGVVFAPELLHAIGTTPGTKVHELAVTYTRIVVLGMPFTFGFYVFMALLRGWGDTKTPMYLMVLSVGLNIVLDPFFVLGFTGNPLFGWFGLGGLQRSLFTTTGFGGFGVAGAAVATVLSRGIAAVIGFWLLFGGRVGLHLALDDLRLKSETVGKILRIGVPGAIDQSTQSIAVIVMTALLATVSTDAVAAYGIGTRFISLVWLPTVAMGMSVETVVGQNLGNRRRDRARRTVYIAVAILGVAFLVAGVLTFWYARPIVGLFITGAGSDAIIDQGATFLRIVAPTWIIMAAYHMMNGAFYGSGSTRMAMGIAVTSLWGVRAVIAVVAILVFSVGATGAWYAIAVSNVTAAVAGAFFFFRGRWLEDVLEADSTEGPDSDADSGRLTDSQ from the coding sequence ATGAGCGACGCTTCGAACGGGAAGTCCACACGGTTCACCCACGGGTCGATACTGTGGCCGCTTCTCGCGTTGGCTCTCCCGCTCACCGCCACGCAGTTGCTGCAAGTGGCGTACAATCTGACGGACACGTTCTGGGTCGGACGGCTTGGTGCCGATGCGGTGGCGGCGCTGTCGTTCTCGTGGCCGCCGATATTCCTGCTCGTAAGCGTCGGCGGCGGGATGACGAACGCGGGAACCATCCTCATCGCGCAGAACACGGGCGCAGGCAACGACGATCGACTCGGGCACGTCGCCGGACAAACGGTCGGCTTCGTCGGATTGCTCTCGGTTGCCGTTTCGATGCTTGGCGTCGTCTTCGCCCCGGAATTGCTCCACGCCATCGGGACCACGCCGGGAACGAAGGTCCACGAATTGGCCGTCACCTACACGCGAATCGTCGTCCTCGGCATGCCGTTCACCTTCGGCTTTTACGTGTTCATGGCCCTACTCCGTGGCTGGGGAGACACGAAGACGCCAATGTATCTGATGGTCCTCAGCGTCGGCCTCAACATCGTACTCGACCCGTTTTTCGTCCTCGGATTTACTGGCAATCCGCTGTTCGGATGGTTCGGTCTCGGTGGACTCCAGCGTTCGCTGTTTACCACCACTGGCTTCGGCGGGTTTGGAGTCGCAGGCGCCGCGGTAGCGACCGTTCTCTCGCGGGGAATCGCGGCCGTCATCGGATTCTGGTTGTTGTTCGGCGGCCGCGTCGGTCTGCATCTCGCGCTGGACGACCTCCGGTTGAAATCCGAGACCGTCGGGAAGATACTTCGAATCGGGGTTCCCGGAGCTATCGACCAGAGCACCCAATCCATCGCGGTCATCGTCATGACGGCGCTCCTCGCTACCGTCAGCACCGACGCCGTCGCGGCGTACGGTATCGGCACCCGATTCATCTCCCTCGTTTGGCTTCCGACTGTGGCGATGGGGATGTCCGTCGAGACCGTGGTCGGGCAAAACCTCGGAAACAGGCGGCGGGATCGCGCTCGACGCACGGTGTACATCGCCGTCGCAATCCTCGGGGTGGCCTTCCTCGTCGCTGGCGTGCTGACGTTTTGGTACGCTCGACCCATCGTCGGCCTGTTTATCACGGGGGCAGGCTCCGACGCGATAATCGATCAGGGTGCGACGTTCCTCCGAATCGTCGCGCCGACGTGGATCATCATGGCCGCCTACCACATGATGAACGGAGCGTTCTACGGGTCGGGGTCCACCCGGATGGCGATGGGAATCGCCGTGACGTCGTTGTGGGGAGTCCGTGCTGTCATCGCAGTTGTCGCCATCCTCGTCTTCAGCGTCGGCGCCACCGGCGCGTGGTACGCCATCGCAGTATCGAACGTGACGGCGGCCGTCGCTGGCGCGTTCTTTTTCTTCCGTGGCCGATGGCTGGAGGACGTCCTCGAAGCCGATTCGACGGAAGGACCGGATTCTGACGCGGATTCGGGGCGACTGACCGATTCGCAGTAG